A genomic segment from Juglans regia cultivar Chandler chromosome 14, Walnut 2.0, whole genome shotgun sequence encodes:
- the LOC109003671 gene encoding transcription factor IBH1-like, with product MNPKRFSSSTRPSTTVKSRFACGFLRALWRINRQRRTSTSASSREICRRYLRVKVAADVSMASAVGSRRAWSRAILLRKLRNQGQNGTVRVRRMSNIPRMRKRNICGNKCTEEVAGTCQAEQLRKLVPGGEEMDMCNLLGETAHYIECLTTQVNVMRRIAEILST from the coding sequence ATGAATCCAAAGCGCTTCTCTTCGAGTACCCGGCCTAGTACTACAGTAAAATCTAGGTTCGCCTGTGGTTTCCTTCGAGCCTTGTGGAGAATCAACAGGCAAAGAAGAACTAGTACTTCTGCATCTTCTAGGGAGATCTGTCGTCGATATCTCCGAGTTAAGGTTGCTGCCGATGTATCCATGGCTTCTGCCGTGGGGTCACGGAGAGCTTGGAGTCGTGCTATATTGCTTCGAAAGCTTCGAAACCAAGGACAAAACGGCACTGTTCGGGTTAGAAGAATGAGCAATATTCCCCGcatgaggaaaagaaatataTGTGGTAACAAGTGTACGGAGGAGGTGGCCGGAACTTGCCAAGCCGAGCAGCTACGAAAACTGGTGCCTGGTGGTGAAGAAATGGATATGTGCAACTTGTTAGGGGAGACTGCTCATTATATAGAGTGCCTCACCACCCAGGTAAACGTGATGAGAAGAATTGCTGAAATTCTCTCTACTTAA
- the LOC109003669 gene encoding hemolysin A-like, protein MALQLLKLPVNFISLCLSSNPSLSFLSHCSSRKISVRWIKAQIRSPLRSYAVIKSGKIQLPKKKRRLDEICLERFQQYSRTFIQSWILQGKVFVDGKVVNKAGTPVSEKAVVQIMAEVPKYVCRAGYKLEAAIEQLGIDVSGKVALDSGLSTGGFADCLLQYGASFVYGVDVGYGQVAEKIRRHERVCVIERTNLRYLSGLPQKVDLVTLDLSFISILLVMPAVVSVMKEDASLVTLVKPQFEARRSQVGSGGIVRDPTVHQEVLEKIITGVENFGFCSKGWIESPLKGAEGNTEFLVHFSRTAERNAN, encoded by the exons atgGCACTGCAACTTTTGAAGCTTCCTGTTAACTTCATATCACTCTGTCTTAGTAGCAATCCGAGCTTGTCTTTCCTATCTCACTGCAGCTCTCGAAAGATTTCCG TGAGATGGATTAAAGCCCAAATTCGAAGTCCCTTGAGAAGCTATGCTGTTATAAAGTCAGGAAAGATTCAACTACCAAAGAA aaaaaggAGGCTGGATGAGATATGTCTTGAAAGGTTTCAGCAATACAGCCGAACATTTATTCAATCATGGATCTTACAAG GCAAAGTGTTTGTTGATGGAAAGGTGGTGAACAAAGCTGGAACACCAGTCTCTGAAAAAGCTGTTGTGCAGATAATGGCTGAAGTTCCAAAATATGTATGTAG AGCAGGATATAAGTTAGAAGCTGCTATTGAACAGCTAGGCATTGATGTTTCTGGTAAAGTAGCACTTGATTCAGGGTTGTCCACTGGTGGTTTTGCTGACTGCTTACTTCAGTATGGTGCATCATTTGTTTATGGAGTTGATGTAGGTTATGGCCAG GTGGCTGAAAAAATACGTCGACATGAACGTGTTTGTGTGATCGAAAGGACGAATTTAAGATACCTTTCTGGACTCCCCCAAAAAGTTGATCTGGTGACTCTGGACCTTTCATTCATCTCAATTCTCCTG GTCATGCCTGCTGTAGTCTCTGTGATGAAGGAAGATGCTAGCTTAGTTACCCTGGTTAAGCCCCAATTTGAAGCTCGAAGATCGCAA GTAGGAAGTGGTGGAATAGTGAGAGATCCTACAGTCCATCAAGAG GTTCTTGAAAAGATCATTACGGGTGTAGAGAATTTTGGATTCTGCAGCAAAGGGTGGATTGAGTCTCCTTTGAAGGGTGCCGAGGGCAATACTGAATTTCTCGTTCACTTTAGCCGCACAGCTGAGAGAAATGCAAATTGA
- the LOC109003668 gene encoding rhodanese-like domain-containing protein 4A, chloroplastic: MESLSLVLSSCPPVLQSHLKTQKPSISSLPNSIPTLSHQNQTQFPSASQFLFQGHPLLLQTSPLFQNITKTQLSFTLFNLLTSLPCFASEAVVSSADKVSDKINLESVLVAIDDFFNRNPFFVAGCTFIWLVVIPLTEEYLRKFKFISAIDAFKKLRDDPSAQLLDIRGRKSLKYLKSPNLKILNKDVVKVPFSEGDEDGFMKLVLESFGDVANTVVCVLDNFDGNSMKVAELLFKNGFKEAYAIRGGVRGEKGWLAIQDYLLPPSVHMYPKKKVKTSQQPGINGGVLQKTDDRNDATSPDNTAIEEKWKTDGHLNKSTESIPDIKSGS; the protein is encoded by the exons ATGGAGTCTCTTTCCTTGGTCCTCTCTTCTTGTCCGCCCGTCCTCCAAAGCCACCTCAAAACCCAGAAACCGTCCATCTCTTCTCTCCCAAACTCCATTCCCACCCTTTCTcatcaaaatcaaacccaattCCCCTCCGCCTCTCAATTCCTATTCCAGGGCCACCCTTTGCTTCTCCAAACCTCTCCcttgtttcaaaatataacGAAAACCCAACTCTCCTTCACTCTATTCAACCTCCTCACTTCTCTTCCTTGCTTTGCTTCTGAAGCCGTTGTCTCCTCTGCAGACAAAGTCTCGGACAAAATTAACCTGGAGTCGGTCTTAGTTGCAATTGACGACTTTTTCAACAGGAACCCATTTTTCGTTGCTGGCTGTACGTTCATTTGGCTGGTTGTTATACCCCTTACCGAAGAGTACTTGAGAAAATTCAAGTTCATCTCTGCCATTGATGCGTTTAAGAAACTCCGGGACGACCCCAGTGCGCAGCTGTTGGATATCAGGGGCAGGAAGAGTTTGAAGTACTTGAAGTCTCCAAATTTGAAGATTCTGAATAAGGATGTTGTGAAGGTTCCTTTTTCTGAGGGAGATGAAGATGGGTTCATGAAGTTGGTCTTGGAAAGCTTTGGGGACGTGGCAAATACTGTGGTCTGCGTTCTAGACAA TTTCGATGGTAATTCCATGAAAGTGGCTGAGTTATTATTCAAGAATGGTTTCAAAGAGGCCTATGCAATCAGGGGCGGGGTCAGAGGTGAAAAAGGGTGGTTG GCAATACAGGATTATCTTTTACCGCCATCTGTGCATATGTATCCCAAGAAGAAAGTTAAAACTTCTCAACAACCTGGGATAAATGGAGGAGTTCTTCAGAAAACTGATGATAGAAATGATGCTACCTCTCCTGATAATACTGCtatagaagaaaaatggaaaactgATGGGCATCTAAACAAGTCAACAGAATCCATACCAGACATCAAAAGTGGTTCTTGA